From a region of the Azospirillum formosense genome:
- a CDS encoding LON peptidase substrate-binding domain-containing protein: MSRNPIDPSPDRLPRQLPIFPLAGVLLLPRGRLPLNIFEPRYLAMVEDVLAGDRMIGMVQPTDPACRLREPAVYGTGCAGRITSFAETEDGRYLITLTGVSRFAIMRELEGQRGYRRVAADWDRFSGDLIDPLERGGSLGDGCGLDRPRLLAGLKGYFKMQGLSVDWKAIDGTPDERLVTSLAMICPFSPSEKQALLETPDLPERAKLLIALVEMAILDGHEGDGGNALRH, encoded by the coding sequence ATGAGCCGGAACCCCATCGACCCGTCACCGGACCGCTTGCCGCGGCAGCTCCCGATCTTCCCGCTCGCGGGGGTCCTGCTGCTGCCGCGCGGGCGCCTGCCGTTGAACATCTTCGAGCCGCGCTACCTCGCGATGGTCGAGGACGTGCTGGCCGGCGACCGCATGATCGGCATGGTCCAGCCGACCGATCCGGCCTGCCGCCTGCGCGAGCCGGCGGTCTACGGCACCGGCTGCGCCGGGCGCATCACCAGCTTCGCCGAGACCGAGGACGGCCGCTACCTGATCACCCTGACCGGGGTCAGCCGCTTCGCGATCATGCGGGAGCTGGAGGGCCAGCGCGGCTACCGCCGGGTCGCCGCGGACTGGGACCGCTTCTCCGGCGACCTGATCGACCCGCTGGAGCGCGGCGGGAGCCTGGGCGACGGCTGCGGGCTGGACCGCCCGCGTCTGCTGGCCGGGCTGAAGGGCTATTTCAAGATGCAGGGGCTGTCGGTCGACTGGAAGGCCATCGACGGCACGCCGGACGAGCGGCTGGTCACCTCGCTGGCGATGATCTGCCCCTTCTCGCCCAGCGAAAAGCAGGCCCTTCTGGAGACGCCCGACCTGCCGGAGCGCGCGAAGCTCTTGATCGCCCTGGTCGAGATGGCCATTCTCGACGGCCACGAGGGCGACGGCGGCAACGCGCTGCGTCACTGA
- a CDS encoding Trm112 family protein, protein MSAHPHDDTPADGKTQARVDPKLLEILVCPLTKGPLRYDAERAELISDRAGLAYPIRDGIPIMLIDEARSLDGKPGAA, encoded by the coding sequence ATGAGCGCCCATCCCCACGACGACACGCCCGCCGACGGCAAGACGCAGGCGCGCGTCGATCCGAAGCTTCTGGAAATCCTCGTCTGCCCGCTGACCAAGGGGCCGCTGCGCTACGACGCCGAGCGCGCCGAGCTGATCAGCGACCGCGCCGGGCTCGCCTATCCGATCCGCGACGGCATTCCGATCATGCTGATCGACGAGGCCCGCAGCCTCGACGGGAAGCCGGGGGCGGCCTGA
- a CDS encoding DUF971 domain-containing protein, producing the protein MSDEQFASDAFGTKHWPVEVRLKKEEKRLEVDFDNGRTFSYPAEFLRVHSPSAEVQGHGPGQKQTVSARRHVGIMSLEAIGHYALRIVFDDLHDSGIYSWKLLYELGEDQDRLWAEYVAELEAKGLSRDPRGRR; encoded by the coding sequence ATGTCCGACGAGCAATTCGCGTCGGACGCCTTCGGCACGAAGCATTGGCCGGTGGAAGTCCGGCTGAAGAAGGAGGAGAAGCGGCTGGAGGTCGATTTCGACAACGGCCGGACCTTCTCCTACCCGGCGGAGTTCCTGCGCGTCCACAGCCCCAGCGCCGAGGTGCAGGGGCACGGTCCGGGCCAGAAGCAGACCGTCTCGGCCCGCCGCCACGTCGGCATCATGAGCCTGGAGGCCATCGGCCACTACGCCCTGCGGATCGTCTTCGACGACCTGCACGACAGCGGCATCTACTCCTGGAAGCTGCTGTACGAGCTGGGCGAGGACCAGGACCGCCTGTGGGCGGAGTATGTGGCGGAACTGGAAGCCAAGGGGCTGAGCCGCGATCCCCGCGGCCGGCGCTGA
- a CDS encoding cupin domain-containing protein — translation MMSFALLTDPARPAAEPETGGPAAERVLSGAPVFTTWNEYESADGKRFAGVWRSTPGSWRIVYDEWEYCEILEGSSAISHADGRRWLVGPGDRFTLEPGFDGVWEVLETTTKRYVVILP, via the coding sequence ATGATGAGCTTCGCCCTGCTGACCGACCCCGCCCGCCCCGCCGCGGAGCCCGAGACCGGCGGTCCGGCCGCCGAGCGCGTCCTGTCCGGCGCCCCGGTCTTCACCACCTGGAACGAGTACGAGTCGGCGGACGGCAAGCGCTTCGCCGGGGTCTGGCGCTCCACCCCCGGTTCCTGGCGGATCGTCTACGACGAGTGGGAGTATTGCGAGATCCTGGAGGGCAGCAGCGCCATCAGCCACGCCGACGGGCGCCGCTGGCTGGTCGGCCCCGGCGACCGCTTCACGCTGGAGCCGGGATTCGACGGCGTGTGGGAGGTGCTGGAGACCACGACGAAACGCTACGTGGTCATCCTGCCCTGA
- a CDS encoding HAD family hydrolase, giving the protein MIDTIAFDGDDTLWHNESLFSMTQDRFRALLANHLADPADIDRRLLQAERDNLRVYGYGIKGFVLSMIETAVDLTDGRIGGRDIQSLVEFGKAMLEHPVDLLDGVQEVVEGLAGRYRLLLVTKGDLFDQESKIARSGLAERFDAIEIVSEKDPATYRRLLDRHGVDPARFVMVGNSVRSDILPVLAVGGHAVHVPYHVTWAHEVAEPPTENYRRIDSLHGLPPLLAAW; this is encoded by the coding sequence ATGATCGACACCATCGCCTTCGACGGCGACGACACGCTGTGGCACAACGAGTCCCTGTTCTCGATGACGCAGGACCGCTTCCGCGCGCTGCTCGCCAACCATCTGGCCGATCCGGCGGACATCGACCGCCGGCTGCTCCAGGCGGAGCGCGACAACCTTCGCGTCTACGGCTACGGCATCAAGGGCTTCGTCCTGTCGATGATCGAGACGGCGGTGGACCTGACCGACGGACGCATCGGCGGGCGGGACATCCAGAGCCTCGTCGAGTTCGGCAAGGCAATGCTGGAGCACCCGGTCGACCTGCTGGACGGGGTTCAGGAGGTGGTGGAGGGGCTGGCCGGGCGCTACCGGCTGCTGCTCGTCACCAAGGGCGACCTGTTCGACCAGGAAAGCAAGATCGCCCGCTCCGGCCTCGCCGAGCGCTTCGACGCCATCGAGATCGTCAGCGAGAAGGACCCGGCCACCTACCGCCGCCTGCTCGACCGGCACGGGGTGGACCCGGCGCGCTTCGTCATGGTGGGCAATTCCGTGCGGTCCGACATCCTGCCCGTGCTGGCCGTGGGCGGCCACGCCGTGCATGTGCCCTACCACGTCACCTGGGCGCACGAGGTGGCCGAGCCGCCCACCGAGAACTACCGCCGCATCGACAGCCTCCACGGCCTGCCGCCGCTGCTCGCCGCCTGGTGA
- a CDS encoding DUF1127 domain-containing protein: MTTMAIALRTAPSGRTLRPAPVAYVLDSVLDTFALWRQRTITRRELARLDDRMLHDIGISQFDVEDEISKPFWKA; this comes from the coding sequence ATGACCACCATGGCAATCGCTCTGCGCACGGCCCCCTCCGGCCGTACCCTGCGCCCTGCTCCGGTGGCGTATGTGCTGGACAGCGTTCTGGACACGTTCGCCCTGTGGCGGCAGCGCACCATCACCCGCCGCGAGCTGGCTCGCCTGGACGACCGGATGCTGCACGACATCGGCATCTCCCAGTTCGACGTCGAAGACGAGATCAGCAAGCCGTTCTGGAAGGCTTGA
- a CDS encoding type III PLP-dependent enzyme: MTDKIARFFEEQRPQTPCLVVDLDVVEANYHDLEEALPDAKIFYAVKANPAPEILGLLTRLGSAFDTASVPEIQMVLAAGCAPERISYGNTIKKEADIRRAFELGVRLFAFDSEAELEKIARAAPGARVFCRILTSGEGAEWPLSRKFGCDLAMARELLLKAKGMNVVPYGVSFHVGSQQKDLMQWDHAIFQVAQLFRELEVLGVDLGMINLGGGFPTRYRTDVPETTAYGQAIFESLRTHFGNRLPEAIVEPGRSMVGNAGIIESEVVLVSRKSANDVKRWVYLDIGKFSGLAETMDEAIQYPIQVMGDDGEGDTEAVVLAGPTCDSADVLYERAEYKLPMDLKAGDRVRIHATGAYTTTYSAVCFNGFAPLQQICI; this comes from the coding sequence ATGACCGATAAGATTGCGCGCTTTTTCGAAGAGCAGCGTCCGCAGACCCCGTGCCTCGTCGTCGATCTGGACGTCGTGGAAGCGAACTACCACGACCTGGAGGAAGCGCTCCCGGACGCCAAGATCTTCTACGCCGTGAAGGCCAATCCGGCACCGGAGATCCTCGGCCTGCTGACCCGTCTGGGCTCGGCCTTCGACACCGCCAGCGTCCCGGAAATCCAGATGGTTCTGGCCGCCGGCTGCGCGCCGGAGCGCATCTCCTACGGCAACACCATCAAGAAGGAAGCGGACATCCGCCGCGCCTTCGAGCTGGGCGTGCGCCTGTTCGCCTTCGACAGCGAGGCGGAGCTGGAGAAGATCGCCCGCGCCGCCCCCGGCGCCCGCGTCTTCTGCCGCATCCTGACCTCCGGCGAGGGCGCCGAGTGGCCGCTGTCGCGCAAGTTCGGCTGCGACCTCGCCATGGCGCGCGAGCTGCTGCTGAAGGCCAAGGGCATGAACGTCGTTCCCTACGGCGTGTCCTTCCACGTCGGCTCGCAGCAGAAGGACCTGATGCAGTGGGACCACGCCATCTTCCAGGTGGCGCAGCTGTTCCGCGAGCTTGAGGTGCTGGGCGTCGACCTCGGCATGATCAACCTGGGCGGCGGCTTCCCCACCCGCTACCGCACCGACGTGCCGGAGACCACCGCCTACGGGCAGGCCATCTTCGAGTCCCTGCGCACCCACTTCGGCAACCGCCTGCCGGAAGCCATCGTGGAGCCGGGCCGCAGCATGGTCGGCAACGCCGGCATCATCGAGAGCGAGGTCGTCCTCGTCTCCCGCAAGTCTGCCAACGACGTGAAGCGCTGGGTCTATCTGGACATCGGCAAGTTCAGCGGTCTCGCCGAGACGATGGACGAGGCGATCCAGTACCCGATCCAAGTGATGGGGGACGACGGGGAAGGCGACACCGAGGCGGTCGTGCTGGCCGGCCCGACCTGCGACAGCGCCGACGTGCTCTACGAGCGCGCCGAGTACAAGCTGCCGATGGACCTGAAGGCCGGCGACCGCGTGCGCATCCACGCCACGGGCGCCTACACGACGACCTACTCGGCGGTCTGCTTCAACGGCTTCGCCCCGCTCCAGCAGATCTGCATCTGA
- a CDS encoding MgtC/SapB family protein, producing MDLSTAIPVWDMAARLAAAAVCGAALGLDREIRGKAAGLRTHTLVAISAAVTTLVALELYWGMAGKGTGGGDMDPTRVIQGIAQAIGFISAGVMFRAGTTVRGATTAAVIWMAGALGIACGAGFYVLAGMALALCLAVTIVFSYVLRWIPESVKSED from the coding sequence ATGGACTTGAGTACGGCCATTCCGGTCTGGGACATGGCGGCCCGGCTGGCTGCGGCGGCGGTTTGCGGGGCGGCGCTGGGACTCGACCGCGAGATCCGGGGCAAGGCGGCGGGGCTGCGCACCCACACGCTGGTGGCCATCAGCGCGGCGGTGACCACCCTGGTTGCGCTGGAGCTTTACTGGGGCATGGCCGGGAAGGGGACCGGCGGGGGCGACATGGATCCCACCCGCGTCATCCAGGGCATCGCCCAGGCCATCGGCTTCATCAGCGCCGGGGTGATGTTCCGCGCAGGGACCACGGTGCGCGGGGCGACCACCGCGGCGGTGATCTGGATGGCCGGCGCGCTGGGCATCGCCTGCGGAGCTGGTTTTTATGTGCTGGCGGGGATGGCGCTGGCGCTCTGCCTCGCCGTCACCATTGTCTTCTCCTACGTCCTGCGCTGGATACCTGAGTCCGTCAAGTCCGAGGACTGA
- a CDS encoding multidrug effflux MFS transporter — protein sequence MPRPDSLTVRVLLTALVAFGPLSTDLYLPSLPTLVTVFGTDIATVQLTLSVFLAGFAVSQLVYGPVSDRFGRRPALLGGILIYLVASAACALTDDIETLIVARFFQALGACCGPVVARAVVRDVFGRDRAATVLAYMAMAMTLAPAAGPILGGVLTEWFGWRSNFLLLTSFAALILAATWTLMGETNANRDETALQPGRLLANYALLLRDRGFVGQMLTVAFAYSGIFAFISGSSFVLIGRLHLTPAQYGASFGAVVLGYAVGSFLAGRLSARLGGPRMIRTGTAVSLAGGLLGVGLALGGVLHLAAVVGPVFLFMLGAGLTLPNAMAGAVGPYPMMAGLASSLVGFVQMTVAALIGVVLGHTHADSQLPMMTAIGLVALGGALAHRLLVSPRT from the coding sequence ATGCCCCGTCCCGATTCCCTGACCGTCCGCGTGCTGCTGACGGCGCTCGTCGCCTTCGGCCCGCTGTCCACCGACCTCTACCTGCCCTCCCTGCCGACCCTGGTCACCGTGTTCGGCACGGACATCGCCACGGTGCAGCTCACCCTGTCGGTCTTCCTCGCCGGCTTCGCGGTGTCGCAGCTCGTCTACGGGCCGGTGTCCGACCGGTTCGGACGGCGGCCCGCCCTGCTCGGCGGCATCCTCATCTATCTGGTGGCGAGTGCGGCCTGCGCGCTGACCGACGACATCGAGACTTTGATCGTCGCCCGCTTCTTCCAGGCACTGGGCGCCTGCTGCGGGCCGGTGGTGGCGCGGGCGGTGGTGCGCGACGTCTTCGGGCGCGACCGGGCGGCCACCGTGCTGGCCTACATGGCGATGGCGATGACGCTGGCCCCCGCCGCCGGCCCGATCCTGGGCGGCGTCCTGACGGAGTGGTTCGGCTGGCGGAGCAACTTCCTGCTGCTGACCAGCTTCGCCGCGCTGATCCTGGCCGCCACCTGGACCCTGATGGGCGAGACCAACGCCAACCGCGACGAGACGGCGCTGCAGCCCGGCCGGCTGCTCGCCAACTACGCGCTGCTGCTGCGCGATCGCGGCTTCGTCGGGCAGATGCTGACGGTGGCCTTCGCCTACAGCGGCATCTTCGCCTTCATTTCCGGGTCCAGCTTCGTGCTGATCGGACGACTGCACCTGACGCCCGCGCAGTACGGGGCGAGCTTCGGCGCGGTGGTGCTGGGCTACGCCGTGGGCTCCTTCCTGGCCGGGCGGCTGAGCGCGCGGCTGGGCGGCCCGCGGATGATCCGCACCGGCACGGCGGTGTCTCTGGCGGGCGGGCTGCTGGGGGTGGGGCTGGCGCTGGGCGGGGTGCTGCATCTGGCGGCGGTGGTGGGTCCCGTCTTCCTGTTCATGCTGGGCGCCGGGCTGACCCTGCCCAACGCCATGGCCGGGGCGGTCGGCCCCTACCCGATGATGGCCGGGCTGGCCTCCTCGCTGGTCGGCTTCGTGCAGATGACCGTGGCGGCTCTGATCGGCGTGGTGCTCGGCCACACCCACGCGGACAGCCAGCTTCCCATGATGACCGCGATCGGGCTGGTCGCTCTCGGCGGCGCGCTGGCCCACCGGCTTCTGGTCAGTCCTCGGACTTGA
- a CDS encoding SprT family zinc-dependent metalloprotease, which produces MLFRRKSHPSKTHAPRPKAPRALAVAGLPVPLELRESARARRMTLRVDAGRGLIQVVIPVGVPEAEALRFVGRHDGWVRARLAALPPQLPFADGAVVPYLGTDHVIRHNPDLRGATRRENGAILVGGRAEHVARRVRDFLMAEARRELAERSRAKAALIGARVAAVTVRDTKSRWGSCSATGRLSFSWRLILTPESVLDYVVGHEVAHLREMNHSQRFWTLCAQLTGDVRTPRLWLKANGARLLRYGEGGGDGTEMVSFANDGHTETP; this is translated from the coding sequence ATGCTCTTCCGCCGCAAATCCCACCCTTCCAAAACCCACGCCCCACGCCCCAAGGCCCCGCGCGCGCTGGCCGTCGCCGGCCTGCCCGTGCCGCTGGAATTGCGGGAAAGCGCCCGCGCCCGCCGGATGACCCTGCGGGTGGACGCCGGGCGCGGGCTGATCCAGGTGGTGATCCCGGTGGGCGTCCCGGAGGCCGAGGCGCTGCGCTTCGTCGGGCGGCACGACGGCTGGGTGCGGGCGCGGCTGGCCGCCCTGCCGCCGCAGCTTCCCTTCGCCGACGGGGCGGTGGTGCCCTATCTCGGCACCGACCATGTCATCCGGCACAACCCCGACCTGCGCGGGGCGACCCGGCGCGAGAACGGCGCGATCCTGGTCGGCGGCCGGGCCGAGCATGTCGCCCGCCGGGTGCGCGACTTCCTGATGGCGGAGGCGCGGCGCGAGCTGGCCGAGCGGTCGCGCGCCAAGGCCGCGCTGATCGGCGCGCGGGTCGCCGCCGTCACCGTGCGCGACACCAAGAGCCGCTGGGGAAGCTGCTCGGCCACCGGGCGGCTCTCCTTCTCCTGGCGGCTGATCCTGACGCCGGAGTCCGTTCTGGATTACGTGGTGGGGCACGAGGTGGCGCATCTGCGCGAGATGAACCACTCCCAGCGCTTCTGGACGCTGTGCGCGCAGTTGACCGGCGACGTGCGCACGCCGCGCCTCTGGCTGAAGGCCAACGGCGCGCGGCTGCTGCGCTATGGCGAAGGCGGCGGGGACGGGACGGAAATGGTTTCATTTGCAAATGACGGTCATACCGAAACGCCGTGA
- a CDS encoding HAMP domain-containing sensor histidine kinase, whose translation MTDRAIWLEALVSANGAAHALLGLDARLLVVNQAFAAAFGCLPEEVEGRELTDLGVPAAIVSQVEAQVRRAVLTGAPVSAFGLLPRGEMVLSPVRDADGAITAVAAIADTNAAALAAARAEAERAKAETERVRQEAETGRTAIGRFLSAASHDLRQPFQAMHLFHHLLMGRLTDPGARDLGEKLEMSIEAAEALLRALLDVSKLEAGLVRTQVQTFPIDETLSRLLNEFAPEADAKALRFNVRPADAEVSTDPVLLEQLLRPILSNALRFTESGGVLLAARRRGAALRIEVWDTGLGIAPADQSAIFDDFHQLGNPNRDRRHGLGLGLAIVRRLAALLGLPVSLRSVPGKGSVFAVDVPLATVSAADLPVASSSAA comes from the coding sequence ATGACTGATCGTGCGATCTGGCTTGAGGCTCTGGTCTCCGCCAACGGCGCCGCTCACGCTCTGCTTGGGCTGGACGCTCGGCTTCTCGTGGTCAACCAAGCCTTCGCGGCGGCCTTCGGCTGTCTGCCGGAGGAGGTGGAGGGCAGGGAGCTGACCGACCTGGGCGTTCCGGCGGCCATCGTTTCCCAGGTCGAGGCGCAGGTCCGCCGTGCCGTCCTCACCGGCGCGCCGGTGTCCGCCTTCGGCCTGCTGCCCCGGGGCGAAATGGTGCTGAGCCCGGTGCGCGACGCGGACGGGGCGATCACCGCGGTCGCCGCCATCGCCGACACCAACGCCGCCGCCCTGGCCGCCGCCCGCGCCGAGGCCGAGCGCGCGAAGGCCGAGACCGAGCGGGTCCGCCAGGAGGCCGAGACGGGGCGCACCGCCATCGGGCGCTTCCTGTCCGCCGCCAGCCACGACCTGCGCCAGCCCTTCCAGGCCATGCACCTGTTCCATCATCTGCTGATGGGCCGCCTGACCGATCCCGGCGCGCGCGATCTCGGCGAGAAGCTGGAGATGTCGATCGAGGCGGCGGAGGCGCTTCTGCGCGCCCTGCTGGACGTTTCGAAGCTGGAGGCCGGGCTGGTCCGGACTCAGGTGCAGACCTTCCCCATCGACGAGACGCTGAGCCGCCTGCTCAACGAGTTCGCGCCGGAGGCCGACGCCAAGGCCCTGCGCTTCAACGTCCGCCCCGCGGATGCGGAGGTGAGCACGGACCCGGTTCTGCTGGAGCAGCTTCTGCGCCCGATCCTGTCCAACGCCCTGCGTTTCACCGAGTCGGGCGGCGTGCTGCTGGCGGCGCGGCGGCGCGGCGCGGCGTTGCGCATCGAGGTGTGGGACACCGGCCTCGGCATCGCCCCCGCCGACCAGTCGGCGATCTTCGACGACTTCCACCAACTCGGCAACCCGAACCGCGACCGGCGGCACGGGCTGGGGCTCGGCCTTGCCATCGTCCGGCGCCTGGCGGCGCTGCTGGGCCTGCCGGTCTCGCTGCGCTCGGTGCCCGGCAAGGGCTCGGTCTTCGCGGTGGACGTCCCGCTGGCGACGGTGAGCGCCGCGGACCTGCCGGTCGCGAGCAGCAGCGCGGCGTGA
- the ugpB gene encoding sn-glycerol-3-phosphate ABC transporter substrate-binding protein UgpB — MLTRRKLAVSTAAFALAAGFTGAAYAQQKTVVEFWHGLPQPLGGQLEQVVKGFNDSQDKVQVNPTFKGSYPETMQAAIAAFRAGNAPHIVQMFEVGTATMLSAGPAIKPVHQLMSETGSGLDAAAYIPAVRGYYSSKDGKMMALPFNSSTTITFYNKDAFQKAGLDPNKPPATWPEVADAARKLKAAGVTCPMTFSWPTWTQFEQVGALHDKPFASEANGFGGLNATLKINDPFFVKHLQTLIDLQKEGALRYGGRDNAADSLFPSGECAMIQASSGLRGRIVKEAKFNWGAAPLPYWPDAIASPKNSIIGGAAFWVMTSPKRTADEYKAVAAFFSYLARPEVDAKWHMDTGYVPVTLQGFELAKKEGFYEKNPGAEVPAEQLTRTATTENTMGLRLGNLPEIRNIIQEEMEKAFQGQQTAQQALDNAVKRGDTVLRNFERANKN; from the coding sequence ATGCTGACCCGCCGCAAGCTCGCCGTCTCGACGGCCGCCTTCGCGCTCGCCGCCGGTTTCACCGGCGCCGCCTACGCCCAGCAGAAGACCGTCGTCGAATTCTGGCACGGCCTGCCCCAGCCGCTCGGCGGCCAGCTCGAGCAGGTGGTGAAGGGCTTCAACGACAGCCAGGACAAGGTCCAGGTCAACCCGACCTTCAAGGGCAGCTACCCGGAGACGATGCAGGCGGCCATCGCCGCCTTCCGCGCCGGCAACGCCCCGCACATCGTGCAGATGTTCGAGGTCGGCACCGCCACCATGCTGTCCGCCGGCCCGGCCATCAAGCCGGTGCACCAGCTGATGAGCGAGACGGGGTCGGGGCTCGACGCCGCGGCCTACATCCCGGCGGTGCGGGGCTACTACAGCTCCAAGGACGGCAAGATGATGGCGCTGCCGTTCAACAGCTCCACCACCATCACCTTCTACAACAAGGACGCCTTCCAGAAGGCCGGGCTCGACCCCAACAAGCCGCCGGCGACCTGGCCGGAGGTGGCCGACGCGGCGCGCAAGCTGAAGGCGGCGGGCGTGACCTGCCCGATGACCTTCTCCTGGCCGACCTGGACCCAGTTCGAGCAGGTCGGCGCGCTGCACGACAAGCCCTTCGCGTCGGAGGCCAACGGCTTCGGCGGGCTGAACGCCACGCTGAAGATCAACGACCCGTTCTTCGTGAAGCATCTCCAGACTCTGATCGACCTGCAGAAGGAAGGCGCGCTGCGCTACGGCGGTCGCGACAACGCCGCGGACTCGCTGTTCCCGTCGGGCGAATGCGCGATGATCCAGGCCTCGTCCGGCCTGCGCGGGCGCATCGTGAAGGAGGCCAAGTTCAACTGGGGCGCCGCGCCGCTGCCCTACTGGCCGGACGCCATCGCGTCGCCGAAGAATTCGATCATCGGGGGCGCCGCCTTCTGGGTGATGACCTCGCCCAAGCGCACCGCTGACGAGTACAAGGCCGTCGCCGCCTTCTTCAGCTACCTCGCCCGTCCGGAGGTGGACGCCAAGTGGCACATGGACACCGGCTACGTCCCGGTGACGCTGCAGGGCTTCGAGCTGGCGAAGAAGGAAGGCTTCTACGAGAAGAACCCCGGCGCCGAGGTGCCGGCTGAGCAGCTCACCCGCACGGCCACCACGGAGAACACGATGGGCCTGCGGCTGGGCAACCTGCCGGAAATCCGCAACATCATCCAGGAGGAGATGGAGAAGGCGTTCCAGGGCCAGCAGACCGCCCAGCAGGCGCTGGACAACGCGGTGAAGCGCGGCGACACGGTCCTGCGCAATTTCGAGCGCGCCAACAAGAACTGA
- the ugpA gene encoding sn-glycerol-3-phosphate ABC transporter permease UgpA: MQRRVIFDNRALPYLLLAPQVAVTLIFFIWPAAQALWQSVHLQDAFGLRSQFVGLENFHAVLSDPNYLETVKTTIIFSASVTVLSLASALGLAVMADSKIRAASAYKTLLIWPYALAPAVAAVLWMFIFNPDIGILGRALNNLGYAWDYRLNDGQALTMVILAASWKQVSYNFIFFLAGLQAIPRSVLEAASIDGAGAVRRFWTITFPLLSPTTFFLLVVNIVYAFFETFGTIHALTHGGPGKATETLIFRVYQDGVVNHDLGGSSAQSVILMVIVIALTAIQFRFVERKVHYS, from the coding sequence ATGCAACGTCGCGTGATTTTCGACAACAGGGCGCTGCCCTACCTGCTGTTGGCGCCGCAGGTGGCGGTGACGCTGATCTTCTTCATCTGGCCGGCGGCGCAGGCGCTGTGGCAGTCGGTGCATCTCCAGGACGCCTTCGGGCTGCGCAGCCAGTTCGTCGGGCTGGAGAACTTTCATGCGGTGCTGAGCGACCCGAACTATCTGGAGACGGTCAAAACCACCATCATCTTCAGCGCGTCGGTGACCGTCCTGTCGCTGGCCTCCGCGCTGGGGCTGGCGGTGATGGCCGATTCGAAGATACGGGCGGCGTCGGCCTACAAGACGCTGCTGATCTGGCCCTACGCGCTGGCCCCCGCGGTGGCGGCGGTGCTGTGGATGTTCATCTTCAACCCGGACATCGGCATCCTGGGCCGCGCGCTGAACAACCTCGGCTACGCCTGGGACTACCGGCTGAACGACGGGCAGGCGCTGACCATGGTCATCCTGGCGGCGAGCTGGAAGCAGGTCTCCTACAACTTCATCTTCTTCCTGGCCGGGCTGCAGGCCATCCCGCGCTCCGTCCTCGAGGCGGCGAGCATCGACGGGGCGGGGGCGGTGCGCCGCTTCTGGACGATCACCTTCCCGCTGCTGTCGCCGACCACCTTCTTCCTGCTGGTGGTGAACATCGTCTACGCCTTCTTCGAGACCTTCGGCACGATCCACGCCCTGACCCACGGCGGGCCGGGCAAGGCCACGGAGACGCTGATCTTCCGCGTCTACCAGGACGGCGTGGTCAACCACGACCTCGGCGGCTCGTCGGCGCAGTCGGTGATCCTGATGGTCATCGTCATCGCGCTGACCGCCATCCAGTTCCGCTTCGTCGAGCGCAAGGTGCATTACTCATGA
- the ugpE gene encoding sn-glycerol-3-phosphate ABC transporter permease UgpE, with product MTRDRDTPRSGGRLMDMVPHLILMLGVLIFAFPIYVTIIGSTWDAATIGRGNLPLTPGGEMLNNYASAWSESQGNRVMHTPVRIMMWNSLVMALVIALGKIAISIISAYAVAFFRFPLRMAFFWMIFITLMLPVEVRIIPTYEVVANLGLIDSYAGLTIPLIASATATLLFRQFFLTIPDELVEAAKIDGAGALRFFLDVVLPLSRTNIAALFVILFIYGWNQYLWPLLITNSAEMETVVIGITKMIGNGEAATDWNLIMATTVLAMLPPVAVVVLMQRWFVKGLVDSEK from the coding sequence ATGACCCGCGACCGCGACACCCCGCGCTCCGGCGGGCGCCTGATGGACATGGTCCCGCACCTGATCCTGATGCTGGGCGTCCTGATCTTCGCCTTCCCGATCTACGTGACGATCATCGGCTCGACCTGGGACGCCGCCACCATCGGGCGCGGCAACCTGCCGCTGACGCCGGGCGGGGAGATGCTGAACAACTACGCCTCGGCCTGGAGCGAATCGCAGGGCAACCGCGTCATGCACACGCCCGTGCGCATCATGATGTGGAACAGCCTCGTCATGGCGCTGGTCATCGCGCTGGGCAAGATCGCCATCTCGATCATCTCGGCCTACGCGGTGGCCTTCTTCCGCTTCCCGCTGCGCATGGCCTTCTTCTGGATGATCTTCATCACGCTGATGCTGCCGGTGGAGGTGCGCATCATCCCGACCTACGAGGTGGTCGCCAACCTCGGCCTGATCGACAGCTACGCCGGGCTGACCATCCCGCTGATCGCCTCGGCGACGGCGACGCTGCTGTTCCGGCAGTTCTTCCTGACCATCCCGGACGAGCTGGTGGAGGCCGCGAAGATCGACGGGGCGGGGGCGCTGCGCTTCTTCCTGGACGTGGTGCTGCCCCTGTCGCGCACCAACATCGCGGCGCTGTTCGTCATCCTCTTCATCTACGGCTGGAACCAGTATCTGTGGCCGCTGCTGATCACTAACAGCGCGGAGATGGAGACGGTGGTGATCGGCATCACCAAGATGATCGGCAACGGCGAGGCCGCGACCGACTGGAACCTCATCATGGCGACGACGGTGCTGGCCATGCTGCCGCCGGTGGCGGTGGTCGTGCTGATGCAGCGGTGGTTCGTCAAAGGCCTTGTGGACAGCGAGAAGTAA